Proteins encoded together in one Triticum dicoccoides isolate Atlit2015 ecotype Zavitan chromosome 7B, WEW_v2.0, whole genome shotgun sequence window:
- the LOC119336302 gene encoding uncharacterized protein LOC119336302 produces the protein MVQAAPSSATATATAAPVPDADPATPPSRLLSKHRPRRRAAPPRPTSPHPAPTRGLPDLNRCHCCSVRFQQPAPGAKRRPLRPLRSLWRVVLLCSECISLLRSGAVCSYCLNLDNLPHDDSVTCRSCNCCVHHHCIPAEHRTALIRPVDLENFVCVDCCPTVKVGSKNEGAESVPKLELVIREPSPAVRRKGGPVAAAKLNSPRKVVEEVRPAWKDAMALVPVGEGSESKGPGDLDLPDEALALQLHLAINGSPRISRSGSAPVAVLAGQGNRQGKRQNGLVYGRKVDEDLGLCVTNMMDHLDYLETGAEMGSNWNASQALGSEALGSDPTVPVVLALECKGKRPQESPRGKRKGLPETKQHNSLVDWHKVDRYEKKYSKRKSSKQTDVESNGNKTLPNGKDMHVGEGGEGITPMT, from the coding sequence ATGGTGCAAGCCGCACccagctccgccaccgccaccgccaccgccgcccccgtccccgacgCCGACCCCGCCACCCCGCCGTCCCGTCTCCTCTCGAAACATCGCCCGCGCCGCCGTGCAGCGCCCCCCCGCCCGACCTCGCCGCACCCCGCGCCCACGCGCGGCCTGCCCGATCTGAACCGCTGCCACTGCTGCTCCGTTCGCTTCCAGCAGCCGGCGCCGGGCGCCAAGCGACGTCCACTCCGTCCCCTCCGCTCCCTCTGGCGCGTCGTCCTCCTCTGCTCTGAATGTATCTCCCTCCTTCGCTCTGGCGCTGTCTGCTCCTACTGCCTCAACCTCGACAACCTGCCGCACGATGACTCGGTCACCTGCCGCAGCTGCAACTGCTGCGTCCACCACCACTGCATCCCCGCTGAGCACCGTACTGCCCTGATCCGGCCTGTAGATTTGGAGAATTTCGTCTGCGTCGATTGCTGCCCCACAGTGAAGGTGGGTAGCAAGAATGAGGGCGCCGAATCCGTTCCTAAGCTGGAGTTGGTCATCAGAGAGCCTAGTCCTGCAGTGCGGAGGAAGGGGGGGCCTGTCGCTGCTGCTAAGTTGAATTCGCCGAGGAAGGTTGTGGAGGAGGTGAGGCCAGCTTGGAAGGATGCGATGGCCCTCGTTCCTGTAGGCGAGGGGTCAGAGAGCAAGGGTCCCGGTGATCTGGACCTGCCAGATGAGGCATTGGCGCTGCAGCTTCATTTGGCGATCAACGGATCACCGAGGATTTCACGTTCTGGCAGTGCACCTGTGGCTGTCTTGGCAGGGCAGGGCAATAGACAGGGCAAGAGGCAGAACGGATTGGTTTATGGGAGGAAGGTTGATGAGGATCTGGGACTTTGTGTAACCAATATGATGGATCATCTGGACTATCTCGAGACCGGAGCAGAGATGGGAAGCAACTGGAATGCTAGTCAGGCTTTAGGATCTGAGGCTTTAGGATCTGATCCCACAGTCCCTGTGGTTCTTGCACTGGAGTGTAAAGGTAAACGCCCTCAGGAGAGTCCCAGAGGTAAAAGGAAAGGTCTTCCTGAGACTAAACAACATAATAGTTTGGTGGATTGGCATAAGGTGGATCGGTATGAGAAGAAATATAGCAAGAGGAAGTCAAGTAAGCAGACAGATGTTGAAAGCAATGGAAACAAGACCTTGCCCAATGGAAAGGACATGCATGTTGGTGAAGGTGGTGAGGGCATAACTCCTATGACATAG